One Camelus ferus isolate YT-003-E chromosome 27, BCGSAC_Cfer_1.0, whole genome shotgun sequence DNA window includes the following coding sequences:
- the ODF3L1 gene encoding outer dense fiber protein 3-like protein 1 isoform X1 — protein MEDTEPRPLLCKGTRAFDPSSVALQSYGQELHSSGPQAWTSDLGPLIGVALLLLLAGGPGPAKYLRPPCTGYVDHDMSMFQEPAYTLHTRHSEKRITDICSPGPCYFLDPKITRFGMSSCPQVPMAERVSNLRLSPTPASCHYHLEKTHPPGERRAPQYTFGYRCPYRVTDPSPGPNCYQLPLLLGPNLPANRAAPCYSLASSDKSWFHRERVAGGPGPAAHARPEPSVYQKRSPAYSLARRFSCPVDRTPRPGPGSHDVQLVTLHKPRIPAFAMGIKHSPYLCPLVVDIRD, from the exons ATGGAGGACACAGAACCCAGGCCACTACTGTGCAAAGGTACACGGGCTTTTGACCCCAGTTCCGTGGCCCTGCAGTCTTATGGCCAGGAGCTCCACAGCAGCGGGCCGCAGGCCTGGACCTCTGACCTGGGGCCTCTGATAGGAGTGGCCTTGCTCCTGCTTCTGGCTGGAG GTCCAGGGCCTGCCAAGTACCTCCGGCCACCCTGCACGGGCTACGTAGACCACGACATGTCCATGTTTCAGGAGCCAGCCTACACCCTGCACACCCGGCACTCAGAGAAGC GGATCACGGACATATGCAGCCCTGGGCCTTGTTATTTCTTGGATCCTAAAATAACTCGGTTTGGAATGTCCAGCTGCCCTCAGGTTCCCATGGCGGAGCGCGTCTCTAACCTGC GCCTGAGCCCCACTCCGGCCTCCTGCCATTACCACTTGGAGAAGACCCACCCACCTGGGGAACGCAGGGCTCCCCAGTACACCTTCGGCTACCGGTGCCCATACAGAGTGACGGACCCCAGTCCAGGCCCCAACTGCTACCAGCTGCCACTCCTGCTGGGCCCCAACCTCCCCGCCAACCGAGCTGCCCCTTGCTATAGCTTGGCCTCCTCGGACAAGAGCTGGTTCCACAGGGAGCGTGTGGCGGGAGGCCCGGGGCCGGCCGCGCACGCCCGGCCTGAGCCGTCCGTCTACCAGAAGCGCAGCCCCGCCTACAGCCTGGCCAGGCGCTTCTCCTGCCCGGTGGACCGCACCCCTCGGCCCGGGCCCGGCTCCCACGACGTCCAGCTGGTCACGCTGCACAAGCCCCGCATCCCCGCTTTCGCCATGGGCATCAAGCACTCCCCCTACCTGTGCCCGCTGGTCGTGGACATTCGCGACTGA
- the ODF3L1 gene encoding outer dense fiber protein 3-like protein 1 isoform X2 yields the protein MEDTEPRPLLCKGPGPAKYLRPPCTGYVDHDMSMFQEPAYTLHTRHSEKRITDICSPGPCYFLDPKITRFGMSSCPQVPMAERVSNLRLSPTPASCHYHLEKTHPPGERRAPQYTFGYRCPYRVTDPSPGPNCYQLPLLLGPNLPANRAAPCYSLASSDKSWFHRERVAGGPGPAAHARPEPSVYQKRSPAYSLARRFSCPVDRTPRPGPGSHDVQLVTLHKPRIPAFAMGIKHSPYLCPLVVDIRD from the exons ATGGAGGACACAGAACCCAGGCCACTACTGTGCAAAG GTCCAGGGCCTGCCAAGTACCTCCGGCCACCCTGCACGGGCTACGTAGACCACGACATGTCCATGTTTCAGGAGCCAGCCTACACCCTGCACACCCGGCACTCAGAGAAGC GGATCACGGACATATGCAGCCCTGGGCCTTGTTATTTCTTGGATCCTAAAATAACTCGGTTTGGAATGTCCAGCTGCCCTCAGGTTCCCATGGCGGAGCGCGTCTCTAACCTGC GCCTGAGCCCCACTCCGGCCTCCTGCCATTACCACTTGGAGAAGACCCACCCACCTGGGGAACGCAGGGCTCCCCAGTACACCTTCGGCTACCGGTGCCCATACAGAGTGACGGACCCCAGTCCAGGCCCCAACTGCTACCAGCTGCCACTCCTGCTGGGCCCCAACCTCCCCGCCAACCGAGCTGCCCCTTGCTATAGCTTGGCCTCCTCGGACAAGAGCTGGTTCCACAGGGAGCGTGTGGCGGGAGGCCCGGGGCCGGCCGCGCACGCCCGGCCTGAGCCGTCCGTCTACCAGAAGCGCAGCCCCGCCTACAGCCTGGCCAGGCGCTTCTCCTGCCCGGTGGACCGCACCCCTCGGCCCGGGCCCGGCTCCCACGACGTCCAGCTGGTCACGCTGCACAAGCCCCGCATCCCCGCTTTCGCCATGGGCATCAAGCACTCCCCCTACCTGTGCCCGCTGGTCGTGGACATTCGCGACTGA